In one window of Tenrec ecaudatus isolate mTenEca1 chromosome 3, mTenEca1.hap1, whole genome shotgun sequence DNA:
- the LOC142442236 gene encoding putative coiled-coil domain-containing protein 144C: protein MNLSITSVKQSAQNTERAEKTQVPLEPEKKRGDREVIPHVQPRSSLQTHQGKGKLKNGMKTIKNVVKQTFSDMYSKYKSMAHIKGEPVPGNSKERSTIKENQTSSTSSRKERDDFEVATSVIFQQEPSLENVLSGPSSSGSDKSTSQSCSKLSLDNEEFGFEADHKTARNKVQASLLFSCENLRNPDEISVDMKGGQELHMGREKYICKYTSKRELDIKHEHKPSDPEHHLGPNDMKPVVPVSNDNHVRAQDSFQNQLCRHRSENKYKHGGPQLENVSATIPKSCETLEINPNENLQEHMQKFLHEISPLQVLPASGKEKVQLQNENPSKEKPDSRPNCPFRVLIDNLQLEIDALKNQIRVKEKKYAEDMEFMKAKNDDLQQNLNRSEESLRRTTFQYSGQLKELTAENARLHSKLEDEKLNQQRLETDIDSLQSRVAAAVQDHERSQKSKCELELSLQTARDVCLHIQKKFKTDLSKLQETNDTLCQKLSEMETKFSSLESEFTKKKDALQEEIAQLQRDLNQSQSQLKETEHRYQNAPEKVCESKNAEKLLYERLTRLQGENDSLQQKVHEAENKVDTEEKKVTKLQDQFHLLVKTYHNESEKRQELEERIKELSNMCDLLQGRLCQCEKEKAERKIDPLTGKWDTVYSKWQSLEIQNQALQQELSAMKDTQRKCEKLEKKKGKLEQKVVQLQRELDQNQSKLGQVDQFTWRVEEQTEEVVYELQQVKMSLQRQAQSQGHREYLWEEQTASLRREMEQRMKGLEHEFSSQIYSQRTEAEKYKQLYLQELEVKKEFSKQLDKNTERLSEVSANLALEKQQNQTLFNSLVMQQAREASFLGTAPTSSIFHRNLHGSSSRK, encoded by the exons ATGAACTTGTCCATAACATCGGTAAAGCAGAGTGCCCAGAACAccgaaagagcagaaaag ACACAAGTGCCTCTGGAGCCAGAAAAGAAGAGGGGTGATAGAGAAGTGATTCCTCATGTGCAACCACGGTCTTCTCTGCAGACCCACCAAggcaaaggaaagttgaaaaatgGCATGAAAACCATCAAAAATGTGGTCAAGCAGACGTTTAGTGATATGTACTCAAAGTACAAAAGTATGGCTCATATCAAGGGAGAACCAGTACCTGGCAACTCGAAAGAAAGATCAACCATAAAGGAAAATCAGACAAGTTCTACATCTAGCAGGAAGGAAAGGGATGACTTTGAAGTGGCTACCTCAGTAATATTCCAACAAGAACCGAGCCTCGAAAATGTCTTATCCGGCCCTTCCTCTTCTGGGTCTGACAAATCTACTTCCCAATCGTGCTCTAAGCTTTCTTTAGACAAtgaagagtttggttttgaagctGATCACAAAACAGCACGTAACAAAGTCCAAGCAAGCCTTTTATTTAGTTGCGAAAACCTAAGGAACCCAGACGAAATTTCCGTTGACATGAAAGGAGGACAAGAGTTGCACATGGGAAGGGAgaaatacatttgtaaatatactaGCAAAAGAGAATTAGACATCAAACATGAGCATAAGCCCAGTGATCCAGAACATCATCTCGGCCCAAATGACATGAAACCTGTGGTTCCGGTCTCAAATGATAACCATGTACGAGCACAGGACTCATTCCAGAACCAGTTGTGTAGACATCGCAGTGAAAATAAGTATAAACATGGTggacctcaattagaaaatgtgagTGCTACTATACCAAAGAGCTGTGAAACATTAGAGATAAATCCAAATGAAAATCTACAGGAGCATATGCAGaagtttcttcatgaaatcaGCCCATTACAAGTACTCCCGGCCTCTGGAAAAGAGAAAGTTCAACTTCAAAATGAG AATCCTAGCAAAGAAAAACCGGATTCACGGCCAAATTGTCCCTTTCGTGTCTTAATTGACAATCTACAGCTGGAAATAGATGCACTGAAAAATCAGATtcgagtaaaagaaaagaaatatgctGAGGACATGGAATTTATGAAAGCGAAAAATGATGACCTTCAACAGAACCTAAATAGGAGTGAAGAATCATTAAGAAGAACAACATTTCAATACAGCGGACAGCTTAAGGAACTCACAGCTGAGAATGCCAGGCTACACTCCAAATTGGAGGACGAAAAGTTAAACCAACAAAGACTAGAAACAGATATTGATTCCTTACAGTCTAGAGTGGCGGCTGCTGTGCAGGATCATGAGAGAAGTCAGAAATCAAAATGCGAATTAGAACTGTCTTTACAGACAGCACGTGATGTGTGTCTACATATACAGAAGAAATTCAAAACGGACCTGTCTAAGCTACAAGAAACCAATGACACTCTTTGCCAAAAGCTTTCTGAAATGGAAACGAAATTCAGTAGCCTAGAAAGCGAGTTTACTAAAAAAAAAGATGCTCTCCAAGAAGAGATAGCTCAATTGCAAAGAGACCTAAATCAATCACAGAGTCAACTGAAGGAAACGGAACACCGGTATCAAAATGCACCCGAGAAAGTGTGTGAATCCAAGAACGCAGAGAAGCTCCTCTATGAACGACTCACTCGTCTCCAGGGTGAAAATGACTCACTTCAACAGAAAGTGCATGAAGCTGAAAATAAAGTGGACACTGAAGAAAAGAAAGTCACGAAGCTCCAAGATCAATTTCATTTACTGGTCAAAACATACCACAATGAAAGCGAAAAAAGGCAAGAGCTTGAGGAGAGAATTAAAGAGTTATCAAATATGTGTGATCTATTACAAGGACGGCTATGTcagtgtgaaaaggagaaagcgGAAAGAAAA ATTGACCCGCTTACAGGCAAATGGGATACTGTTTATTCAAAATGGCAATCTTTGGAAATACAAAATCAAGCCCTTCAGCAGGAGTTGTCAGCTATGAAAGACACACAGCGGAAGTGTGAAAAACTGGAGAAGAAAAAAGGGAAGTTGGAACAAAAGGTCGTCCAGCTCCAAAGGGAATTAGACCAAAACCAGAGCAAGCTTGGCCAAGTGGACCAGTTTACATGGAGAGTTGAGGAACAAACAGAGGAAGTAGTCTATGAACTCCAACAAGTCAAAATGAGTTTACAG CGTCAAGCACAATCCCAGGGTCATAGAGAATACTTATGGGAGGAACAAACTGCTTCACTGAGAAGGGAGATGGAACAGAGAATGAAGGGGCTGGAGCATGAATTCTCTTCCCAAATCTATTCACAAAGAACAGAAGCAGAGAAATACAAACAACTCTACCTTCAAGAATTAGAAGTGAAGAAAGAGTTCTCAAAACAACTAGACAA aaacactgaGAGGCTCTCTGAGGTCAGTGCAAATCTAGCCCTGGAAAAGCAGCAGAACCAAACCTTGTTCAACAGCCTTGTGATGCAGCAAGCCCGAGAGGCATCTTTCCTTGGAACTGCTCCAACTAGTTCTATATTTCATAGAAATTTACATGGGAGTTCCTCCCGCAAGTAG